From the genome of Plasmodium malariae genome assembly, chromosome: 9, one region includes:
- the PmUG01_09033500 gene encoding conserved Plasmodium protein, unknown function — translation MNDKNDVEISNSDYVNSPTLKDSNLKESYQTNEFVNNIDSMNSNKNLISEDIDVNDKAISSNTDNGKSTSFFSKCFNKIVNLNKAASMGSSNMNIAKMNDGENARGYDENSIKMDNSEMEKINEDSAALYNSSDFFTNDKNNKEETKNLSMMSNNDYKNETENLSMSNNNNYKEGTENLSMMSNNNYKEGTENLSMVSNNNYKEGTENLSMVSNNNYKEGTENLSMVSNNNYKEGTENLSMVSNNNYKEGTENLSMVSNNNYKEGTENLSMVSNNNYKEGTENLSMVSNNNYKDGTENLSLMSNNNNISSNCNSNSIGFGMFLNSMSKDGLFQDFNFGEMITGMSNFHKNETELNISRGEIYLNECEFVFTTHVLLNSGFRFQAIEDVKKKKRREFFKLEELTIDTKRTKSDSINKIVDSKKEEKSEMDTIGIHVESIKNDGMNYGKSEELIEKEKKIEGKMEANKENGEKGEYCKNGEYGKNMEGKMSQDEKERIEMCDEILMELKNSFYEQILNIENNFKNLDNKIENNNCFSFHCIMEKLKNRKYDNVLLIYNDLYLYLNNLLFLSKPSSYIWMKLHELSSQISNTILNIQQKKEKRFNEGNHLLHTDEIEKKENKKQVTTGEETIEESINEEEKLAFQLLLGKLHQDIHFELFRKFKNKAVWKTLEGGEIELDDKLTKADVFRDMYNWCKLQLELKSKRSDISESESDSSKDSY, via the exons atgaatgataAGAATGACGTTGAAATAAGCAATAGCGATTATGTTAATTCACCCACATTAAAAGAttcaaatttaaaagaaagtTATCAAACGAACgaatttgttaataatatagattctatgaattcaaataaaaatttaatatcaGAAGATATAGATGTTAATGATAAAGCCATATCATCGAATACAGATAATGGTAAGTCAACAtcattttttagtaaatgttttaataaaatagtaaactTGAATAAAGCTGCTTCTATGGGTAGCAGTAATATGAATATTGCAAAGATGAACGATGGGGAAAATGCTAGGGGTTATGATGAAAACAGCATAAAAATGGATAACAgcgaaatggaaaaaattaatgaagatTCTGCTGCTCTTTATAACAGCAGcgatttttttacaaatgataagaataataaagaggaaacaaaaaatttaagtatgATGAGTAATaatgattataaaaatgaaacgGAAAATTTAAGCatgagtaataataataattataaggaGGGAACGGAAAATTTAAGCATGatgagtaataataattataaggaGGGAACGGAAAACTTAAGCATGGTGAGTAACAATAATTATAAGGAGGGAACGGAAAACTTAAGCATGGTGAGTAACAATAATTATAAGGAGGGAACGGAAAACTTAAGCATGGtgagtaataataattataaggaGGGAACGGAAAACTTAAGCATGGtgagtaataataattataaggaGGGAACGGAAAACTTAAGCATGGtgagtaataataattataaggaGGGAACGGAAAACTTAAGCATGGtgagtaataataattataaggaGGGAACGGAAAACTTAAGCATGGtgagtaataataattataaagatGGAACGGAAAATTTAAGCTTGatgagtaataataataatattagcagtaattgtaatagtaatagcatTGGATTCGGAATGTTTTTAAATAGCATGAGTAAAGATGGCTTATTTCAGGATTTCAATTTTGGTGAAATGATAACTGGTATGtctaattttcataaaaacgAAACCGAACTGAATATAAGTAGAggtgaaatatatttaaatgaatgtGAGTTTGTTTTTACAACACACGTTTTGTTAAACAGTGGTTTTAGGTTTCAAGCTATTGAAGatgttaagaaaaaaaaaagaagagaattttttaaattagaaGAGCTAACTATTGATACAAAGAGAACAAAGAGTGATagtataaacaaaatagtaGATAGCAAAAAGGAGGAAAAGAGTGAAATGGACACAATAGGAATACATGTGGAAAGCATTAAAAACGACGGTATGAATTATGGTAAGAGTGAGGAATTAAtagagaaagaaaaaaaaatcgaGGGAAAGATGGAAGCTAATAAGGAAAATGGGGAAAAAGGCGAATATTGCAAAAATGGCGAATACGGCAAAAATATGGAAGGAAAAATGAGTCAAgatgaaaaggaaagaatAGAAATGTGTGATGAAATTTTAatggaattaaaaaattcattttatgaacagatattaaatattgaaaataattttaaaaatttggataataaaattgaaaataataattgtttttcttttcattgtataatggaaaaattaaaaaatagaaaatatgataacgttttattaatttataatgatctttatttgtatttaaataatttgttatttCTCTCCAAGCCGTCCAGTTATATATGGATGAAATTACATGAATTATCTTCACAAATATCAAACACAATTCTGAACATTCAgcaaaagaaagaaaaaaggttCAACGAAGGAAACCATCTTTTGCACACCGAtgaaatagaaaagaaagaaaacaaaaagcAAGTAACTACAGGAGAGGAAACAATAGAGGAATCCATAAATGAGGAGGAAAAATTGGCCTTTCAGTTGCTTCTTGGAAAGCTTCATCAGGATATACACTTTGAG cTATTCagaaaattcaaaaataaagcTGTATGGAAAACTCTGGAAGGAGGTGAAATTGAATTGGATGATAAATTAACAAAAGCTGACGTGTTCAG AGATATGTACAACTGGTGCAAATTGCAGTTAGAACTGAAAAGTAAAAGGAGCGACATATCAGAGTCAGAGAGTGATTCCTCGAAGGACTCCTATTAA
- the LSM1 gene encoding U6 snRNA-associated Sm-like protein LSm1, putative, with translation MEQPSMPLWLSSFEEDIDTYIFISSRDNKLYLGILRTYDQHGNIFLTHCVEKIIVPEKKYFSDVYVGNLIIRGDNIAYFGSLDEDKYSIMFDYSEKNSSDMDFNDNEDMETPNKKEKDSNGNIILKYRPINHILKFITENNNDSWVFEN, from the exons ATGGAGCAACCGTCCATGCCTCTCTGGCTAAGCAGCTTTGAAGAAGATATTGACACGtacattttcatttcctCAAGGGATAACAAATTGTATTTAG GGATACTAAGAACGTACGATCAGCACGGGAATATATTCTTAACACACTGtgttgaaaaaattatagttccagaaaaaaagtatttttcgGATGTCTACGTTG GAAATCTAATAATTAGAGGAGACAATATTGCGTATTTCGGTTCATTGGATGAAGATAAATACTCGATAATGTTTGACTActcagaaaaaaatagtagtGATATGGACTTTAATGATAATGAAGATATGGAAACgccaaataaaaaagaaaaggattCAAATGGGAATATTATTCTGAAGTACAGACCGATAAACCATATCTTGAAGTTCATAACTGAGAATAATAACGATTCATGGGTGtttgaaaattaa
- the PmUG01_09033700 gene encoding pyruvate dehydrogenase E1 component subunit alpha, putative: protein MMADKGTVVYGSLKSRAVGAKNAEGNVKVMNYDNEMLLTNKLEDKKRDDHIGEKTIRKRITHNVEAVVEGTTSANKTDVEKKNYSDFNIYIENNKIKEYISDIDITKEEICTLYEDMHMGRMFENLVAKLYYSKKINGFVHLYNGQEAISSGIIKNLTISDFVTSTYRDHVHAISKGVPPKEVLNELYGNYYGSTNKGKGGSMHIYSKTQNFIGGFGFIGEQIPIAVGLAYSILYKREFSSDAYGFTAEQWKQRGQRDEAWVESIDERANQNGIGSEEGHHNSSNNGSSGDSDSGSSGERSKIDVVVCFLGDGTTNIGQFFESLNLAATYNLPIIFVIENNNWAIGMENSRASVNDIMNNYTKGKAFNIETYKIDGNDVLSIYKLAKKKINDIRNRKCGPVLIEAITYRSKGHSLADPDELRLSEEKTSWRKRDPLVYLSNYMKKENIVDESYFEKIKKKIQNILEDAQNDANENYKKSQHIDICHLFKHNIFAPSENTPYNSHYENYKKFDNLSHSDLREYYQALLKENERKRKNKKNDITEKFDEKKIPLLID, encoded by the coding sequence ATGATGGCTGACAAGGGAACAGTGGTGTATGGATCTTTGAAAAGTAGAGCAGTGGGGGCAAAAAACGCAGAGGGTAATGTTAAGGTAATGAATTATGATAACGAAATGCTGCTTACTAACAAGTtagaagataaaaaaagggACGATCATATAGGGGAAAAAACGATTAGGAAAAGAATAACCCACAATGTAGAAGCAGTAGTAGAGGGCACTACTAGTGCTAACAAAACTgatgtagaaaaaaaaaactactctgattttaatatatatattgagaataataaaataaaagaatacatATCTGATATTGATATAACAAAGGAAGAAATATGTACTTTATATGAGGATATGCATATGGGAAGAATGTTTGAAAATTTAGTagcaaaattatattatagtaaaaaaattaatggtTTCGTTCATTTGTATAATGGACAAGAAGCAATAAGTTCAGGgatcataaaaaatttaaccaTTTCCGACTTCGTTACTAGTACATATAGAGATCATGTGCATGCCATTAGTAAAGGGGTACCACCAAAAGAGGTTTTAAATGAATTGTATGGAAATTACTATGGAAGTACGAATAAAGGTAAAGGAGGAtctatgcatatttatagtAAGACACAAAATTTCATTGGGGGGTTTGGTTTTATAGGAGAACAGATTCCTATAGCCGTGGGCCTTGCCTatagtattttatataagcGAGAATTTTCTTCAGATGCATATGGATTTACTGCAGAACAGTGGAAACAAAGGGGGCAAAGGGACGAAGCGTGGGTTGAATCCATTGATGAAAGGGCAAATCAAAATGGAATAGGTTCCGAGGAGGGCCACCAtaacagtagtaataatGGTAGCAGTGGTGATAGTGATAGTGGTAGCAGCGGGGAGAGGAGCAAGATTGACGTAGTGGTGTGCTTCCTAGGAGATGGAACGACAAATATCGGTCAGTTCTTTGAGTCATTGAACCTAGCTGCCACGTATAACTTACccataatttttgtaatagaAAATAACAACTGGGCTATTGGCATGGAAAATTCTAGAGCCTCGGTAAATGATATTATGAACAATTATACTAAAGGAAAAGCATTTAACATAGAAACATACAAAATAGATGGTAATGATGttttaagtatttataaattagccaaaaaaaaaattaacgatATAAGGAATAGAAAATGTGGACCAGTACTAATTGAAGCTATTACTTATAGGTCCAAAGGACATTCCTTAGCTGACCCAGATGAACTTCGACTCTCTGAGGAAAAAACATCATGGAGAAAAAGAGATCCATTAGTATACTTATcgaattatatgaaaaaagaaaatattgttGATGAatcatattttgaaaaaattaaaaaaaaaatacagaatATCCTTGAAGATGCTCAGAATGATgctaatgaaaattataaaaagagtcaacatatagatatatgtCATTTGtttaaacataatatttttgctcCTTCTGAAAATACTCCTTATAATAGTCATTatgaaaattacaaaaagtTTGATAACTTGTCTCATTCTGATTTGAGGGAATACTATCAAGCTCTTCTTAAAGAGAAcgaaagaaaaaggaaaaacaaaaaaaatgacataACTGAAAAATTCGATGAGAAGAAGATCCCCTTGTTAATAGATTAG
- the PmUG01_09033800 gene encoding ethanolamine kinase, putative yields MADNREKVEGDETPNNRNREGMNKNTRSTSNNSNSNNNSSNYNTYNNNLSLRNLNSISSTNSQITETKNKQGIEPLTERDLVIKKGEDLKVKVEEFMTRFVNNVFENKSVLYLYCKYVMLHYGKDLIDERKIDSLNFGVINGGITNILVKVEDQLEKKKYLIRLYGPKTSEIINREREKKISSILYDKNISKKIYVFFPNGRIEEFMDGYALTRENIKDSNYQKKIAQNLRVLHDINLNDTLFKDLQSSQNVKGDRPSFLWSTIWKYFNLLKEEKKKNCSYNSEANILKLIDFDMLKVLILEIEELCNRKQSPVVLCHCDLLSSNIINTTNDNISFIDFEYSCPMERAYDIANHFNEYAGFNCDWELIPSRDEEYNFIKNYLNTEDEDAINNLIDEIQPFYVCSHINWGLWALLQGIHSVIDFDFINYGMTRITASCLPIFRSKLTTS; encoded by the coding sequence ATGGCGGATAACAGGGAAAAGGTGGAAGGGGATGAAACACCGAACAACAGGAACAGAGAAGGgatgaataaaaatacaagaaGTACTAGCAacaacagtaatagtaataataatagcagcaACTACAACACgtacaataataatttatcgtTAAGGAACCTTAATAGCATCTCGTCGACGAACTCACAAATAacagaaacaaaaaataagcaaGGGATAGAGCCTCTAACTGAAAGGGATTTAGTAATAAAGAAGGGGGAGGACTTAAAGGTGAAGGTAGAAGAGTTTATGACTAGGTTTGTAAATAatgtttttgaaaataagagtgtattgtatttatattgtaaatatgTTATGTTACATTATGGAAAAGATTTAATAGATGAAAGGAAAATAGACTCTTTAAATTTTGGAGTTATAAATGGAGGTATAACtaatatattagtaaaaGTAGAAGAtcaattagaaaaaaagaaatatttgaTAAGGTTGTATGGACCTAAGACTAgtgaaattattaatagagaaagagaaaaaaaaatctcaagtatattatatgataaaaatatttcaaaaaaaatttatgtatttttccCTAATGGTAGAATAGAAGAATTTATGGATGGTTATGCTTTAACaagagaaaatataaaagattcaaattatcaaaaaaaaattgcacaaAATTTAAGAGTACTACATGATATTAATCTAAATGATACGTTATTTAAAGATTTGCAAAGTTCACAGAATGTGAAAGGAGATAGACCATCTTTTTTATGGAGTACTAtatggaaatattttaatttactaaaagaagaaaaaaaaaaaaattgttcataTAACTCAGaagcaaatatattaaaactaaTTGATTTTGATATGTTAAAAGTATTGATTTTAGAAATAGAAGAATTATGTAATAGAAAACAATCTCCAGTAGTGTTATGTCATTGTGATTTGTTATcttctaatattattaatacaactaatgataatatttctttcattGATTTTGAATACTCTTGTCCAATGGAAAGAGCTTATGATATTGCAAATCATTTCAATGAATATGCTGGCTTTAACTGCGATTGGGAATTAATACCTTCAAGGGAtgaagaatataattttattaaaaattatttaaatacgGAAGATGAAGATGCAATTAATAATTTGATTGATGAAATACAACCATTTTATGTTTGTTCTCATATTAATTGGGGGCTATGGGCATTATTACAAGGTATACACTCAGTAATTGATTTTGATTTTATTAACTATGGCATGACCAGGATAACAGCATCCTGTCTCCCTATATTTAGATCCAAGCTGACTACCAGTTAG